In Cloacibacillus sp., the sequence TGTTTAATTTTATTCTATATCGTTCAATCTCATTATTATTTCGGCATAGATGAGAGTGCTTTTAAGCAGGTCATCAAGCGATACAAATTCATTCGGCTGATGGGCCAGCTCTTCTTGTCCTGGAAATAGCGGGCCGGCAGAAACCGAATCTGGCATGAATCTGCAGTAAGTCCCACCTCCCATGCTGATGGGGGCAGGACGAGCGTTCATCACGCTTTCATAGCTGTCAAGAATTGCCTGTACTACAGGGTGAGACTCTGGGATGTAAAGAGGCTTTTTATGAACGTTGACAGCCATTTTAGCTCCGGCTGCTTTAATAGTGGTTGTGATATTATCAAGAATATTTTCAAAATTCGCCGTTACAGGATAACGGATGTCAAACTTCACCGTTACAACAGGGCACTCCGTGGAAAAATCAGCCTCTATTGCGGCAGTGTTACAGGTAAGCGCGCCTGATATTTCGTCTTTTATAGCTATTCCAAACTGTTCTCCTCCGTGCCCGTCCCCCGCAACAGCAGAAATAGCGGCAATCATTTCACGGATGCCGTCAGATGACTCAAGCTGTGCGAGCCTGTCTAACAGCAACTGGATCGCGTTCAGCCCCTTTTCAGGCTCCATGGCATGAGCGGAGACTCCGTTTGTCGTTATCGTAACGTTGCGGTTCTCAAGGCCAGCCGTAAGCGGCGCGCAGCGTAGAACGGCCTCGGCCTTATCCGGGACAACGTTGAATCTGTCTCCGCCTTTTATGGAGACGATAGTGGTCCCCGCTTCGCTACATTGAGCCTTTAAAGGCAGTTCCACAGTGAAGCGCAAGATACCTTTTTCCGCGTTGACGACAGGAAAAGAGGCGTCTGGAGAAAAGCAAAAAGCCGGTTTCTCCGCCGTGGCGTTGTAGTGAGCGATGCAGCGTGAGCCGGACTCTTCGTCGAGGCCAAGAATGAGCCGGAATCTGTTTCTGAGCGGAATGCCTGAATCCCGTATTGCCTTCATCGCATATAACGCGGCTATAGCTGGGCCTTTATCGTCAATGCTGCCTCTGCCGTACAAATTATTGTTCTCAATTACGGCGTCGTAAGGAGGGTGCTTCCAGTCAGATTGGTTGCCTTCCGGGACGACGTCAAGGTGTGCGAGGATGCCGATGAGCCTGGCCTCTTTATCTCCCATCTCGGCCCATCCTACGTAGTTGTCTTTGTTTTCAGTTTTAAATCCCATCTGTTTTGCGTTGTCAAGAAATTTTTCCAGGGCGGCGGTAAGATTGGCTCCAAATGGGTGTTCTGTGTTTGCGCGCTCTTCTTGAAGGACGCTTTTGATTTTTATAAGATCCTGAGTGTCTATCACCTGATTTTTAAAATTTTCTTCTATTGACTGTCGTATGCTATTATTTATTCTTCCCATGATCCATTCTCCTTTCTAAACCTGTTTAGCATATAGAGCTCCATTGCAAGAGTGAGATTGATTCTAGTCGACGACAGGTCCATATCTAGCCCAAGTATCTCGCTTAATTTTTGGTACCTGTACTTGACTGTGTTGTAATGAAGATTCATGGCGGCTGCGACCGGTTTCAGCTGCCAGTTGCTGCGGACGATGCAGAAGAGCGTTTCCAGCAGGGAATCTTTCGTCTGCTGCTTGCTGATTTTGATGAGGGCGCCGAGGTATTCGGTGATAAAATCCTCTGCCTCAGGCGAATCATGTATTGGCGCAAGTATCTTGTATATCCCCATTTCCTCCCAGAACGTCGGAGATGAGGCGTTGTTGTTTTGCGCTACAAAGAAAACTTTAGAGGCTTCCCTGAAGCTCTTGCTGCATGAGAGTATATTTCTAACAGGAGAACCTATGCTCATCGCTATCTGTAGTCCGGTCTGCGCGCGTATGACGCGCGACGCGTTCATGAAGATCTCCTTAAGTTTTGTTTTGATCTCCCCCCAGTCGTTTTCTCGAGCGTCGATGATAAAGGCCATTTGCTCTTCCAACCGCGTGTACGGGATCTCTTTTTGCAGCTCGCTCAACATTGCCCGTACTGTCTCAAAACCGCGAATATAAGGTTCGTGCGGTTTCTGCTGCGAAGAATGCTCTTTGTCTATTCCCAGGAGTACGACTGCTTTTTCTCCGCTTAGATCCCACCCGAGAGTCCTGCCTCTGGTAAGTATTTCTGAATCCTGCCTGAAGCGCTGATATAAGATGTCCTGGACGAACAGCATATCTTTCCCGCGTTCTATTTTCCATCGTTCGTGCTCCCAGGTCATATATAGCTGCATAGCTTCTATCGCTTTATTAAGGGCTATTTCTGATTTCGCGTCGCTGAGCGGCTTGTCTAAAAAAAGGTA encodes:
- the pepV gene encoding dipeptidase PepV; the encoded protein is MGRINNSIRQSIEENFKNQVIDTQDLIKIKSVLQEERANTEHPFGANLTAALEKFLDNAKQMGFKTENKDNYVGWAEMGDKEARLIGILAHLDVVPEGNQSDWKHPPYDAVIENNNLYGRGSIDDKGPAIAALYAMKAIRDSGIPLRNRFRLILGLDEESGSRCIAHYNATAEKPAFCFSPDASFPVVNAEKGILRFTVELPLKAQCSEAGTTIVSIKGGDRFNVVPDKAEAVLRCAPLTAGLENRNVTITTNGVSAHAMEPEKGLNAIQLLLDRLAQLESSDGIREMIAAISAVAGDGHGGEQFGIAIKDEISGALTCNTAAIEADFSTECPVVTVKFDIRYPVTANFENILDNITTTIKAAGAKMAVNVHKKPLYIPESHPVVQAILDSYESVMNARPAPISMGGGTYCRFMPDSVSAGPLFPGQEELAHQPNEFVSLDDLLKSTLIYAEIIMRLNDIE
- a CDS encoding PucR family transcriptional regulator ligand-binding domain-containing protein, producing VPDINGWIFGGEFLLTSGYIFKDDPEMLAQVIESASKAGAAALGVKMERYIDRIPQNVLRTADRLSFPFIGIPLHYAHTEIINPVLVALSDKVTQLMHTTEDIHKQFLNKLILQEPFESILTLLNQYIGREILFVDIVTGMRYACTTSIEFNQLIENVPLASLIDHFTHQKIMIGEKTRGYLFLDKPLSDAKSEIALNKAIEAMQLYMTWEHERWKIERGKDMLFVQDILYQRFRQDSEILTRGRTLGWDLSGEKAVVLLGIDKEHSSQQKPHEPYIRGFETVRAMLSELQKEIPYTRLEEQMAFIIDARENDWGEIKTKLKEIFMNASRVIRAQTGLQIAMSIGSPVRNILSCSKSFREASKVFFVAQNNNASSPTFWEEMGIYKILAPIHDSPEAEDFITEYLGALIKISKQQTKDSLLETLFCIVRSNWQLKPVAAAMNLHYNTVKYRYQKLSEILGLDMDLSSTRINLTLAMELYMLNRFRKENGSWEE